GCTGATCGGCCGCTCCGGGGCTGGCAAGTCGACGCTGGTCAACCTGCTGCTGCGCTTTCATGACGTCGAGGGCGGCCGCATCCTGATCGACGGGCAGGATATCGCCGGGGTGACTCAGGAGTCGTTGCGGCGGCATATCGGCATGGTGACCCAGGATACCTCGCTGCTGCACCGCTCGATTCTCGACAATATCCGCTACGGCAAGCCCGATGCCAGCGAGGAGGAGGCGCTTGCCGCTGCCCGCCGCGCCCATGCCGATACGTTCATCGACACGCTCAGCGATCCCCAGGGGCGCACCGGGCTCGATGCCCATGTCGGTGAGCGCGGGGTGAAGCTTTCCGGCGGTCAGCGCCAGCGTATCGCGATCGCCCGGGTGCTGCTCAAGAACGCGCCGATCCTGATTCTCGACGAGGCAACCTCGGCGCTCGACTCCGAGGTCGAGGCGGCGATCCAGGAGCAGCTCTACACGCTGATGGAGGGCAAGACGGTGATCGCCATCGCCCACCGCCTCTCCACCATCGCCTCCCTCGATCGCCTGCTGGTGATCGACGGGGGGCGTGTCGTCGAGCAGGGGAGCCATGAGGAGCTACTGGACGAGGATGGACTCTACGCCTCGCTGTGGCGGCACCAATCCGGTGGCTTTTTGGGGCTCGACCCGACGCCGAGCGAGGCATCGCACGCGGACTGAAGGCAGACGCCCCACTGGCCAGCTATGCTTCGCTGCAGGTGCAATATTTTGCAAGGAGGAGACATGCGACTCGAAGGCTCATGCCACTGTGGTTCGGTCAGCTTCCGGCTGGAATCGGCGCACCCCTATCCCTTCATGCGTTGCTACTGCTCGGTGTGCCGCAAGACGGCGGGAGGTGGCGGTTATGCCATCAACCTGAGCGGCAACGCCGAGACGCTGGAGGTGGAGGGGCGCCCCAACATCGGGATATACCGGGCGATCATCGATGGCCAGCAGAGCTCGGGGGAGCGGCACTTTTGCAAGCACTGTGCCAGTGCGCTGTGGCTCTTCGACCCGAGCTGGCCCGATCTTGTCCACCCCTTCGCCTCGGCCATCGACAGTGAGCTGCCGACTCCGCCGGAGCGCACGCATCTCATGCTCGGTAGCAAGGCGGACTGGGTCGAGGTGGAGGCGAAGGCGCAGGACAAGTGTTGCGAGGAGTATCCCGACGAGAGTCTCGCCGAATGGCACCAGCGTCTGGGATTGGAAATGTGATCATGATTCAAGGAGACATCGATGAAGGTAGTCACACTGCGTAGCCCGGGCGGGCTTGATCATCTCGAGCTGAGCGAGCGTGACGCGCCGGCCAATCCGGGGCCGGGCGAGATCCTGGTGCGAGTTCAGGCAAGCTCGCTCAACTTCCATGACTACGGGGTGGTGTCCGGGGCGATGCCCACCGAGGACGGGCGGATCCCGATGTCGGACGGGGCCGGCGTGGTCGAGGCGGTGGGCGAGGGTGTCGAGGAGTTCACGGTGGGCGATGCCGTGGTCTCCTGTTTCTTCCCTACCTGGCAGACAGGCCCAGCCATGGTCGGCGACTTCTCTACCGTGCCCGGCGATGGCGTGGATGGCTATGCACGCGAGTACGTGGTACGCCCGGCGAGCTGGTTCACCCACTCGCCCAAGGGGTACAGCCATGCCGAGGCGGCAACCTTGACCACGGCGGGGCTGACCGCCTGGCGGGCCCTGGTGGTCGATGGTGGTCTCAAGGCCGGCGATACGGTGCTGGTGCTTGGCACCGGTGGGGTGTCGATCTTCGCGCTGCAGATCGCCAGGATGATGGGGGCGAGGGTCATCGCCACCTCGTCGTCGGATGAGAAGATCGAGCGACTCAAGGCGCTGGGGGCGGACCACACCATCAACTACAAGGCGGAGCCCGAGTGGGGCAAGCGCGTCAAGGCTCTGACCGATGGGCATGGCGTCGATCACGTGATCGAGGTGGGAGGGCCTGGCACCTTGCCGCAATCGATCGACGCGGTGCGAATCGGCGGACATATCTCGCTGATCGGCGTGCTCACCGGGCGTGGCGGCGAAGTGCCAACCGTCAAGTTGATGGCCAAGCAGGCCAGGTTGCAGGGGCTGATCGTCGGCAGCCGTCGGCAGCAGCAGGAGTTAGTGCGGGCACTGGAGACAAGCGACCTGCACCCGGTCATCGACCGCCGATTCTCGCTGGAGGAGATTGCCGATGCCTTCCGCCATCAGGAGGCGGGGCGTCACTTCGGCAAGATCTGTCTTGAGTTCTAGGGTTTAGCCGGTGCGCTCGGCAGTGGGTGCGAGGCCGAAATAGCGCTTGTAGTCGCGGCTGAACTGGGAGGCGCTCTGATACCCCACGGCAGTCGCGACGCCCGAGACATTGAGCGTCTGCCGGTTGAGCAGCAGACGCGCTCTGAGCAGGCGCAGCCGTTTCAGGTACTGCATCGGGGCCTGTTGCGTGGTGCGCTTGAAATGGTGATGAAAGTGCGAAGCGCTCATGTTGACCTGGCTGGCGAGCCGTTCCACCGAGATTGGCTGGGCATAATGCTGGTGCAGGTAGGCGAGCGCATCGGCGATCTGCGCATACTTTCCCGAAGTGTGAAGCAGTTGGCACAGTGAGTCGCCCTGGGGGCCGCGCAGCGCCTCGAACAGCACCTCTCGCACACGACCGCTGCCTAACGCCTCGCACAGCAGCGGATCGTGCAGGCACTCGAGTAGCCTCAGCACGTTATCGCCCATGGATTCGTTCATGGGCACCGCCGCCATCGGCGAGGGGGCCATCACCGGGTAACGCTCATCCCTTGCCAGCAACGGTCGGACCAGCTCATCCAGCATGAGCCGATCCAGACTCACTGAGATACCCAGCAACGGCTGTCGTTCGGCGGCGAAGGTTTCGCACTCGAAGGGCAGCGGCAGCGCCTGGATGAGATAGTTGCCGGGACCATAATGGATGACGCGCTCCTCCAGGTAACCGATCTTGTTGCCCTGGACGATGATCACCAGGCTCGGATCGTAGATCAGCGGCGTGCGCGGCTGGCTACAGTGCGATGCAATGATCTGCACGCCCGGTAGACGCGTTTCAGAGTAACCCTCCCGTTTCACCAGCGGTGCTATGAGTGACGCCATGGAGGCGCCATATCGGTCGTGTGCCGCGGCGGCGGCCTTAGGGTCGATCAGGGACATCCAGGGTCATCGCTATTCATGAGGTACATGGCCGAATAATAACATTGGGCATAAAATTGCCGATGTTAGGTAATTGCCAAGCACCATCTCATAGCTTTGAGCAAACATTGTACAGAATCGTGTATGGCCGCGAGGCGTGCATCGCGCCACACTATATTGGCTAATCGCCATGATATTGCCATGCGCGTTAGCGCCTTCGGCCTGTTTCACTTACAAGGAGACATTCATGCCTGAAGCAAAAGGATATGCTGCCCACTCCGCCACCACACCGCTGGCACCGTTTCGGTTTGAGCGCCGCACGCCGCGTCCGGACGATGTCGCCATTGAGATCCTCTATTGCGGGGTCTGCCATAGCGATCTGCATTTCGCCCAGGATGACTGGGGCATGAGCTCCTACCCGGTGGTGCCTGGCCACGAGATCGTGGGACGTGTCACCTCGGTAGGCGATGAGGTTAGCCAGTATAAGGTGGGTGATATCGTCGGCGTCGGTTGCATGGTCGACTCCTGTCGCCACTGTTCGGCGTGCAACGATGGTCTCGAGCAGTACTGTCTGGAGGGCTTCACCATGACCTATGGCAGCCCCGATCGGCATGATGGCAGCTTGACCCAGGGGGGCTACTCCGATGCGATCGTGGTCAGCGAACGCTTCGTGGTGCGCATGCCCGAGGGGATCGACCTCAAGTCAGCCGCACCGCTGCTGTGCGCGGGTATCACCACCTACTCGCCACTCAAGCACTTCGGCGTCACCAAGGGCCATAAGATCGGGGTGATCGGTATGGGTGGGCTTGGTCACATGGGCGTCAAGTTGGCCAAGGCGTTCGGTGCCGAGGTCACGCTGTTTACCCGCTCCGAGAGCAAGGTCGCCGAGGCCAAGCAGCAGGGCGCCGACCACGTGGTAGTCTCCACTGATGAGTCGCAGATGGCGGCGGTGGAGGCGACGTTCGACTTCATGCTCGACACCATACCGGTGCAGCACGACCTCAACCCATACCTGGCGGCACTCAAGCATGATGGCATACATATCCTGGTAGGCCTGCTCGAGCCGATCGATCCCGCTATCAGTGGTGCTGCGCTGATCTTCAAGCGCCGCGTACTGGCCGGCTCGTTGATCGGTGGCATGCCGGAAACCCAGGAGGTGCTCGATTTCTGCGCCGAGCATGGCATCACCTGTGATGTGGAGATGATCGGTATCGACGAGATTAACGAGGCCTATCAGCGCATGATCAAGGGCGATGTGCGTTACCGCTTCGTGATCGACATGGCCTCGCTAAAGGAGAACGCTGCCTAATCGAGATAAGCTCATTGACGCTGTATTAAGCACCTAATAGAACGAAAAGCCGCACGGTTACCGTGCGGCTTTGTAGGCCTTTGCCACCACTGCTTTGAGTCTTGCTCGCTGCAGGGGGGCATTACGCTCAACGCTTGGCGGGAACGTCGTCCTCGCTGGAGCGTGCCAGGAAAGCCTGAGTCACGGCAGGAAGGTTCTCTTCAAGCCACTGCGCCATGTTCTCCTCCTCCTTGAGGATCTCTTCGCAGACGCGTTTCACTTCAAGCTCACCACAGTACTCCGCTGCACTGATCAAGGCCTTGTAGTTAGCGATCTCGAAGTGCTCGAAGGAGAGGCTGGCAATGCCACCCTTGACCACTTCATCGGAGACGAACATACCGCCCATCGATTGGCCCATGGCGGCGAATTTGGCGCCTATGTCCTTGAAGGCGGAGGTGTCCATGTCGGCCTTGTCGATCACGCTCTCAAGCTTCTCGAGCTGGCCTTGGGTCTCCTGAATGTGCTTCTCGATACGAGACTGTAACTCAGGGTAGTGCTCTAGACGGCTCGCCTGGTCCCTGAGCATCTTGTCGGCTTGGACTTCCATGGCGTGCGCATCGCGCAACCAGTCACTGAGATGCTTGCGGCTGGACTCATTCATAATATTACCTCTCCTTGGTTAAAAACCGGTGCGGGGCTTCAAGCGACAATCAAATCTGCTCGCTCTGTGCACCTGAACCCGGTCGCGCCTTGCCAAGCGACGCGGGCTCGCCTTCCGGTTCGGGTTGCTGCTTGACGCTGAACTCGCCACGTCCATCCAGTGACGGACCCTGGGCCCAGCGTCCTTCCGGTGCTTGCTTGTCCATGAGTGTATTAAGATAGTAGTAAGAGTGCTGTGTTGCCTCATGCTCTTCCGGTGTGGAGTTGGGAATCGGCAAGGCTGCCTGGATACCGCCCAGCTCCTCGATCACTGCCAGCCACTGCTGCTGGTGATAGGTGTCGCGAGCGATCAGGAACGACAGGAAGTCCTTCATCCCCTTGTCATCGGTCCAATTGTAGAGACGCGAGGCCAGCACACGACCGCTCGATTCAGCGGCGACGTTGGCCAGCATGTCCGCCCCCACATTGCCGGTGGCATAGATATGGCTCATGTCGAAGGGTACGCCATTGGAGTTGACAGGCATGGCGGAGAGGCCCGAACTCAACAGATGGCGAGGGTTCATGCCACCCAGGATGGCGTGGACCACAGGGTCTTTGGCCGACTCCTCCTGGTAGGAAAGCGGGGCCCCCTCGAGATTGAGGGCCACGGCATGGGCAAGCATTTCGATATGCGCAAGCTCTTCCGTAGCCGTCGACATCAACATGTCGCGGATCCGGTCATCGCCACGCGCGCCCATGGCCTGGAAGAAATACTGCATCGCGACGCGAATTTCTCCCTCCACGCCACCAATGGCTTGCTGAAGCAGCATGGCGAATTGCGGATCGGGCTTGTCGACTTTAACCGGGTACTGAAGATTGGACGAATGATGGAACATGGCTCTCTTCCTTGATGTTGGTTACATTAAGCTAGACATTCATATGCACTAACCTTTTAGTGCGTTTCTCAGGCGTTGTTTACGGACGTTACTACTACTTCACTTATGGCTATTGCCCATCTATAGCAACTTTTCTTCCCAGCAAATTGAAATAGAAAGGAAATTTCCCCAAGTTGAGTTTGGGAGGTTAGAAAAACCAACTCATGTTAATTAACGTCTTGCTTCCTAGCCAATCGGTTATCGAGATGATTCCTGATTCAGGCTAGCAGTTAAGCAAAATATTATTACTGCCATTTGTGTTTTTTCGTAAATTAGTTTGGCTCCTAACATTGTGCTTCTTTCAACGTAGTCCACTTTCCTGATATAGGCCAAAGGATTGCCGCCCGATGGCAGGCTGGCGGCACATTGACTTGCATCGTTGCTATCGAATTTATTGCGCGTTACGGTCTTGTACCGTTCGTAGGACGCTATAGCGCAATCGAATGTCACATGCAGACTAATGGAGGAGTTTGCCATGCAGGACAAACAGGACCTGTTTCCAACACGCCTGGAGCGCAAGTTGGACATGTTCAAGCGTATCGACCCTGTGGTGCATAGTGAGGGAGCGCAGCGGAGCGCTGGGCCGTTGAGCACTGCAGAGATCGATGAGTTCGAGCGCAAGGGCTTTCTCTCGTTCGAGAGTTTCTTCGACAGAGAAGAGATGGAAGCCTTTATTCAGGAGCTTCGCGATTACGAGGAGGATGAGGATCTCAAGCTTTCCGAAGGCACGGTGCTGGAGCCGGGTCGCCAGGAGATCCGCTCGATCTTCGGCATTCATGAGATATCCGAGCGCTTCAGCCGCCTGACCCGTGACCCGCGCCTGCTGGCGATGGTGCAGCAGCTGCTGGGTGGCGATATCTATATCCATCAATCGCGCATCAACTATAAACCCGGCTTCAAGGGCAAGGGCTTCGACTGGCATTCGGATTTCGAGACCTGGCACAGTGAGGATGGCATGCCGCGCATGCGCTCGCTGAGCTGCTCGATCATCTTGACCGACAACGGCGAGTTCAATGGCCCGCTGATGTTGATTCCCGGCTCGCACAACTACTTCATCCCTTGTGTAGGGCGCACTCCTCAGGATAACTACAAGGAGTCGCTCAAGAGCCAGGAGGTGGGAGTGCCCGACGAGGCCAGCCTGCGCAAGCTGATGCTCGAAGGCGACATCGAGGCGCCCAAGGGACCGGCAGGTTCGCTGGTGATGTTCGAGTGCAACACCATGCATGGCTCCAACATCAACATGTCCTGCTGGCCGCGAAGCAACCTGTTCTTCGTCTACAACAGTGTCGAAAACACGCTTCATGATCCCTATTGCGGCAACAAGCCACGTCCCGATTTTCTGGCCAATCGCAAGGACTGGAGCCCGCTCAGAGCAGTTGATGAATGATCCTTCACGCCGGCCGACATGTCGCCGATCCCATAAGGCACCCAAGCGGTGCCTTATTTCATTTGTCTCTGCCGAGCGGCCGAGGCGACTGGCCGGTTGACGCTATCGATGCCATCCTGAGATATCACTTCAGCAGGAGACGGCTCATGTTGCCATCACTCGCTACGCGCGCCTCTGCCTGGCTCATCGGCCTGCTGCTCCTCGGCGTTCTTGAGGGGGCAATCGGGCGTGAGCTTGCCGTCGATGTCGAGGAGATGGTGGAGGTCGAGGTGGCGACCATCGGCATGGAGCGCCATACCGGACTTCCGGTAGTACTGCTGCGCGAGCCCGGCGCCAACGAGGTGATCACCATCTTCGTCGGTGCCGCCGAGGCCGAAGCGATCCTGCGCAGCCTGCATGGCGTTCGCCCGCGTCGCCCCTTGACCCACGACCTGCTCAGCAGTGTCCTCGAAGGCACTGAGATGCGCCTGGAGCGCGTCTATGTCGATGCGCTCGAGGCCAATACCTTTCTGGGCATGCTGGAGCTGCGCATTGCCGGGCGTGACGCGCCGGTACGCATCGACAGTCGCCCCAGCGATGCCATCGCACTGGCCCTGCAGGCGGGCGCCAGCGTGCATGTGGCGCCACAGGTCATGGCTGCCGCCCAACATATCGAGTTCGAAGGGCTAGACGATCAGGTGCTGACCGCGCTGGGCATCACCGTGGCTCCTGTCACCGAGGATCTGCGCGATGCACTGCAACTGCCCGACCGCGAGGGCGTACTGATCACCGATGTCAGCGGGCCTGCCGAGCAGGCCGGGATGCAGCCCGGCGCCCTATTGCTGGAGGTGAACGAGCGCACCCCTCTTACGCCGATGCAGTTCCTCGAGTCCGTTCGCGCCACGCCGAGAGGCGAGAAGGCGCGACTACGCTACTGGCAGCAAGGCGGTGAGCAGCAGCTCGAGCTGCCCACCGATGTGCCCGCGCCTCGCCAGCGTCGCCCCGTTCAAGAACCGCCCGCCAGCCGGGATGAGATGGTATAGCCCCCTGCATTGGTGAGCCCCACCGAGTCGTGACGTGCGCAAGCAAAGAGAGTGAGCCTACTCATGGTAAACTCCCC
This DNA window, taken from Halomonas sp. TA22, encodes the following:
- a CDS encoding NAD(P)-dependent alcohol dehydrogenase, which encodes MPEAKGYAAHSATTPLAPFRFERRTPRPDDVAIEILYCGVCHSDLHFAQDDWGMSSYPVVPGHEIVGRVTSVGDEVSQYKVGDIVGVGCMVDSCRHCSACNDGLEQYCLEGFTMTYGSPDRHDGSLTQGGYSDAIVVSERFVVRMPEGIDLKSAAPLLCAGITTYSPLKHFGVTKGHKIGVIGMGGLGHMGVKLAKAFGAEVTLFTRSESKVAEAKQQGADHVVVSTDESQMAAVEATFDFMLDTIPVQHDLNPYLAALKHDGIHILVGLLEPIDPAISGAALIFKRRVLAGSLIGGMPETQEVLDFCAEHGITCDVEMIGIDEINEAYQRMIKGDVRYRFVIDMASLKENAA
- a CDS encoding manganese catalase family protein; amino-acid sequence: MFHHSSNLQYPVKVDKPDPQFAMLLQQAIGGVEGEIRVAMQYFFQAMGARGDDRIRDMLMSTATEELAHIEMLAHAVALNLEGAPLSYQEESAKDPVVHAILGGMNPRHLLSSGLSAMPVNSNGVPFDMSHIYATGNVGADMLANVAAESSGRVLASRLYNWTDDKGMKDFLSFLIARDTYHQQQWLAVIEELGGIQAALPIPNSTPEEHEATQHSYYYLNTLMDKQAPEGRWAQGPSLDGRGEFSVKQQPEPEGEPASLGKARPGSGAQSEQI
- a CDS encoding GFA family protein, which gives rise to MRLEGSCHCGSVSFRLESAHPYPFMRCYCSVCRKTAGGGGYAINLSGNAETLEVEGRPNIGIYRAIIDGQQSSGERHFCKHCASALWLFDPSWPDLVHPFASAIDSELPTPPERTHLMLGSKADWVEVEAKAQDKCCEEYPDESLAEWHQRLGLEM
- a CDS encoding ferritin-like domain-containing protein encodes the protein MNESSRKHLSDWLRDAHAMEVQADKMLRDQASRLEHYPELQSRIEKHIQETQGQLEKLESVIDKADMDTSAFKDIGAKFAAMGQSMGGMFVSDEVVKGGIASLSFEHFEIANYKALISAAEYCGELEVKRVCEEILKEEENMAQWLEENLPAVTQAFLARSSEDDVPAKR
- a CDS encoding AraC family transcriptional regulator, whose translation is MASLIAPLVKREGYSETRLPGVQIIASHCSQPRTPLIYDPSLVIIVQGNKIGYLEERVIHYGPGNYLIQALPLPFECETFAAERQPLLGISVSLDRLMLDELVRPLLARDERYPVMAPSPMAAVPMNESMGDNVLRLLECLHDPLLCEALGSGRVREVLFEALRGPQGDSLCQLLHTSGKYAQIADALAYLHQHYAQPISVERLASQVNMSASHFHHHFKRTTQQAPMQYLKRLRLLRARLLLNRQTLNVSGVATAVGYQSASQFSRDYKRYFGLAPTAERTG
- a CDS encoding NAD(P)-dependent alcohol dehydrogenase — protein: MKVVTLRSPGGLDHLELSERDAPANPGPGEILVRVQASSLNFHDYGVVSGAMPTEDGRIPMSDGAGVVEAVGEGVEEFTVGDAVVSCFFPTWQTGPAMVGDFSTVPGDGVDGYAREYVVRPASWFTHSPKGYSHAEAATLTTAGLTAWRALVVDGGLKAGDTVLVLGTGGVSIFALQIARMMGARVIATSSSDEKIERLKALGADHTINYKAEPEWGKRVKALTDGHGVDHVIEVGGPGTLPQSIDAVRIGGHISLIGVLTGRGGEVPTVKLMAKQARLQGLIVGSRRQQQELVRALETSDLHPVIDRRFSLEEIADAFRHQEAGRHFGKICLEF
- the thpD gene encoding ectoine hydroxylase, whose product is MQDKQDLFPTRLERKLDMFKRIDPVVHSEGAQRSAGPLSTAEIDEFERKGFLSFESFFDREEMEAFIQELRDYEEDEDLKLSEGTVLEPGRQEIRSIFGIHEISERFSRLTRDPRLLAMVQQLLGGDIYIHQSRINYKPGFKGKGFDWHSDFETWHSEDGMPRMRSLSCSIILTDNGEFNGPLMLIPGSHNYFIPCVGRTPQDNYKESLKSQEVGVPDEASLRKLMLEGDIEAPKGPAGSLVMFECNTMHGSNINMSCWPRSNLFFVYNSVENTLHDPYCGNKPRPDFLANRKDWSPLRAVDE
- a CDS encoding bifunctional nuclease domain-containing protein — its product is MLPSLATRASAWLIGLLLLGVLEGAIGRELAVDVEEMVEVEVATIGMERHTGLPVVLLREPGANEVITIFVGAAEAEAILRSLHGVRPRRPLTHDLLSSVLEGTEMRLERVYVDALEANTFLGMLELRIAGRDAPVRIDSRPSDAIALALQAGASVHVAPQVMAAAQHIEFEGLDDQVLTALGITVAPVTEDLRDALQLPDREGVLITDVSGPAEQAGMQPGALLLEVNERTPLTPMQFLESVRATPRGEKARLRYWQQGGEQQLELPTDVPAPRQRRPVQEPPASRDEMV